The following nucleotide sequence is from Acetivibrio cellulolyticus CD2.
TGCATGTGCAGATCAATTAAACTCTGCTGGTCATAGTGTTACTGTATATGAAAGAGCTGATAGAATTGGCGGACTTCTCATGTATGGAATACCAAACATGAAGCTTGATAAGAAAGTTGTGCAAAGAAGAGTTAACCTTCTTGAGCAAGAAGGAATTAAATTTATAACTAATACTGAAATAGGTAAAGACATCCCATCTGAAGAACTTCTGAAAGACTTTGACGCTGTTGTACTTTGTGGTGGGGCAACAAAACCAAGGGATTTGAAAATTGATGGCAGAGAGCTAAAAGGTGTTCATTTTGCTATGGATTTCTTACGAGCAAATACTAAAAGTTTACTAGATTCAAAGCATGCTGATTCAAACTACATCTGTGCAAAAGGAAAAAATGTTATAGTTATAGGTGGAGGAGATACTGGTACTGACTGCGTTGGCACATCACTACGCCATGGCTGCAATAGTGTATTCCAGTTTGAAATACTTCCACAACCGCCTTCAGTTAGACAACCAAATAATCCATGGCCACAATGGCCAAAGGTTCTTAAAGTTGACTATGGCCAAGAAGAAGCAGCTGCAATACAAGGCGACGATCCAAGAATTTATTGTATTACTACAAAGAAGTTTGTTGGAGATACCAATGGCAACTTACAAGAAGTTCATACTGTTAATATAGAATGGAAGAAAGATGATTTAGGACGTTTTGTACCTATTGAAATTGAAGGTAGCGAAAAAGTATGGAAGGCTGATCTTGTGCTTCTCTGTATGGGCTTTTTAGGCCCTGAAGAGACAATTCTCGACCAACTTAGTGTTGATAAGGATGAAAGATCAAATGCTAAAGCGCAATATGGAAAATTTCAAACAAGTGTAAAAGGTGTATTTACAGCTGGCGATATGAGGCGCGGACAAAGCCTTGTTGTATGGGCAATTAATGAAGGCCGTGGTGCTGCGCGTGAAGTTGATAAATTCTTAATGGGTTATACTAATTTACCATAAACACACCTAACATTATTTCTAGAAGCTGCTTATTGCAGCTTCTTTTTTCTTTTAATTTATCTACTATATATAACCAACTAATTAATACATTAGAATTTTATCTATAAACTAAATATAACTCTTTTTTATGCTATAATGGTAAATGGTTATAATTAATAATTGTTAATATATAATATAACAAAGAAAGGTTAAGGTACATAAAGTTAATAATGAGCACAAAAAATTCAAACCTAACTACTATAATAACTTTAACAATCCTTATTTTATCTGCATCATTAGATAACGTAGTTTTAGGGTTATTTCCTCCTCTATTTTCTTTAATATCCGAAGATTTAAACATTCATGTTTCTTCAATGGGTATTGTTTCAGCTGTAACTATATTGTTTTCTGCTACTTCATCAGTTTTTTGGGGTTACGCAGCTGATAAAGGTAAAAGAAAGCATTTATTAATAATTGGTACATTTATTTTTTCTGTTTCAATATTCCTTACTGCGTTCAGTAAAAGCTTTTTCCAACTAATTTTATTTCAAATTTTTACTGGTATAGGTCTTGGTTGTATTGGCTCTATCGGATATAGTGTTTTAACTGATTTTATACCAAAAAAGCATCTTGGTACACTATTGAGTTTATGGGGATTATCGCAGGGATTCGGAGGTATTGCAGGTTCTGTAATGGCACCTATAATATCAACACATTCAACATGGAGAAGACCTTTTATTATAATTTCTATAATAGATTTCATATTTATGTTTTTATATTTTATTATGAAGGAACCAGAAAAAGGTTCTGCTGAGCCCGAGTTAAAAGATCTGCATAAAGAGGGGTTGAGTTATAACTATTCTATAGAATTAAGTCAATTACCTAAAATAATAGCTAAGAAGAGTAACAAATGGCTTATGTTCCAAGGCTTTTTTATTCAGATTACAATTGGAACTCTTATATGGCTTCCTACTCTATATGCTTCAAAAATAAGGGCAGAAGGCATTGACAAAGGTACAGCAATGATTGCTGCAGGATATTTCTACGCTCTTCTCCAAACAGGTGGTCTATCGTCAACCTATTTCGGTTACCTGGGAGATAAATTACAAAAGAAAACTTATAGGGGAAGGGCACTTTTAACTGGAGGTCTTATACTTGCCGCTGTACCTCTTTATATTCTTATGTTTTTATTGCCAATGGATAATCTTAAACTTCCTACTACTAATGAACCATATTCAATACTTATTTCTTTAGTTACACAGTTTGTTACTAATCCATGGATTTTATTAATGTTTATATTGGCAGTGTGTGCTACAGCTGCACAATCTGCTAATACTCCAAATTGGCTAGCTCTATTAACAGATATAAATCTACCTGAGCATAGAGCAACTGCTTTTAGTATATCAAATTTAATAAACGGTGGCGGTAGAGCTCTTGGTAATGTCCTTATAGGGATAGTTTTAGGGTTTATTTCAACGAAATTTCATGAACCTTATAACTATATATTTACTATGGTTCTATTCCAGATATTTTTTATTCCAGCTGTTTACTGTTATTATAAGGTTTCAAGAAATAGCGGAAAGGATATACGAAAAGTAAAATCAGTTTTAAAACGTAGAGCAAAAATTCATAAAACTAATTAATTAATATAATAGAAAGAAAAAGCAGAGAACTGACAATTCTCTGTTTTTCTTATTTCTTACTATTATTTTTAAGCAGAAAATTCTCTTTTATAACATTATTGTTTTGTTCATTACTTTTTACCAGTGATCTTTACTTTAAATTAAAGCCACCAGTGATATGATAATGTTAGTATGCCTACAATTGCATTCATCATTTGTTTAATTTAATCTATAATGTAATATTCCTAAATATAATCATAATAAAACGGTTACACACTGTATGCTAGTATGCAACCGTTTGGCGGAGAAGGAGGGATTCGAACCCTCGCGCCAGTTACCCGACCTAACGGTTTAGCAAACCGTCCCCTTCGACCTGCTTGGGTACTTCTCCAAATTTGAAGCCTTTACTTTTAATAAAGGCCTCTACTATATGGCGGAGAAAGTGAGATTCGAACTCACGGTAGGCTCACACCTACGCCGGTTTTCAAGACCGGTGCCTTAAACCAACTCGACCATCTCTCCATTTCTTTTGACAAGAACTAATATAACATGTACAACACCCATTTGTCAATACTTCTATTCAACCTATTTTAGGTAATTTTCTATTTTTTTATTACTAAATATACAATTTACAAAATATGGTATAAAACCTTTTGTTATATATTTTTAAATCAATTAAATGGACAAATATAATCATAAATAAAAGCGAAGCGTATAAAATAAATTACATTTATCCACAATATACGCTTCAAACTTTATTTAAAGATGAATATAAACTATTTAATTACGTCTACGCCATTCATATATTTCAATAAAGCTTCTGGAATAACAACTGACCCATCTTCTTGTTGATAATTTTCAAGAATACATGCAGTTGTCCTACCAATTGCAACACCTGATCCATTCAATGTATGAACAAATTCTGGCTTATCATTCGCGCTTCTTCTAAATTTGATGCCTGCTCTTCTAGCCTGAAAGTCTTCAAAATTGCTACATGAAGAAATTTCAACGTATCTATTATAACTTGGCATCCAAACTTCTATATCGTATTTCATTGCTGCTGTAAACCCTAAATCTCCAACACATATCTTAACTACTCTATAAGGTATACCTAATATCTGTAATACTTCTTCAGCATCTCTTGTTAAAGCTTCAAGTTCTTCATAAGATGTTTCAGGAGTTGTAAACTTAACTAATTCAACTTTATTAAATTGATGTTGCCTTATAAGTCCCCTTGTATCTCTTCCTGCAGCTCCTGCCTCAGCTCTAAAGCAAGCTGAATACGCTGCATGTTTTATTGGTAATTCTTTTGCATCTAAAATCTGTTCTCTGTACATATTAGTTACAGGAACTTCAGCTGTAGGTATTAAGAAGTAATCATTATTTGCTACTTTAAAAGCGTCTTCTTCAAATTTTGGAAGTTGTCCTGTTCCAATCATACTATTTCTATGAACCATAAATGGAGGAAATACTTCAGTATAGCCATGCTTACCAGTATGCAAATCAAGCATAAAATTCATCAAAGATCTTTCAAGCCTTGCACCTAAACCTTTATAAAAGGTAAATCTTGCTCCTGTTACTTTTGCCGCAGCTGAAAAGTCAAGTATACCTAATTTTTCTCCAATATCCCAATGTGCTTTTGGCTCAAAGTTAAATTTTTTAGGTTCTCCCCATTTCCTTATTTCCACATTATCATCATCAGTATCTCCGTCTGGAACTGTACTATTTGGTATATTAGGAATTGTCAGAAGTATTTTAACTAATTCATCATCAATATCCTTAACTTGATAATCAAGTGTTTTTATTTTATCTGATAAATTTTTCATTTCTTCCATAAGTGGCGCAACATCTTTTCCCTCTTTCTTATATATTGGCACCATCTTTGAATCAGAATTCTGTTTATTCTTAAGTTGCTCAACTTCAACTAAAATCTGCCTTCTCTTCTCATCCAAACTTAGAATTTGATTAACATCAAAACTATCTTTTCTTTTTAATAATGCCTTTTTTAAAATATCAGGATTACTTCTTATTAGCTTAATATCTAACATAATTACTTCTCCTTATATTTATTATAATTTATCTTTATAATTTATTGTTAAACTAAAATCAATAATACTGCTTATAACCTATCAATACTTACAGTTAAAATAATTATACTATAAAAAAGTATCATTTCAACCATTTGGGAATAAAATATTATATATAAAATAGTTTCTACTCGAAATTTACTTTTAAAAATTCAGTAGCATCATTTTTATAAGTGCTATCAGGATATTTAGTTAATAAATTATTCATCGTTTCTTTTGCAAGATACTTATTATCTTTATTTAAATGCGAATAAGCTATAAAATAATAACAATCATCTGAATAATACTCTTTATCAGTTAACTTTAAGGAATTCTGTAAATTATCTATTGCTTTATCATATTGTCCACTTTTATAATTATCATATCCATCAATATAAAACTCTAATGAAGCCTTTTTGTTTGACAACGCTGAAAGATTATTATACATGTCTAATGCATTTTTACTGAGAGAAGCCTTGTCAATTTCATTAATTAAGATAAGAGAGCAACTTTTTACATCACCGCAATCGTATTTTATATCTGCAAGCATAAGTTTTTCATAATTATCGTATTTAGAACTATTTATGTTTTTTACTTTATTTAATTCTTGCTTTAAATTTGACTCCTTTTTTCTCGCTGCTTCGATTTCTCCATTTAACTTTTCAATTTCTCCATTAAGTTTTTCATTTTCAGCAAGCGCAGAACTTAGATTCATCTTAAAATTGCTTTTTTCCTTTTCTGAATTACCTAATTTATCTCTAACGTAATCAATATTTTTATTTACTTTTATCTGGCTGTATGCTGTTATCATTAATACTATAAATGCACTTGTAAACAAAACAACCGCATAAATCCAAACTGTTTTTTTATCTTTTTTATTATCCATTTTAACAACACTCCTAAAGGACCGCAAAATTGATTTCGACCAAAGCTATAGTGGTTATCAAAAATATCTTTAATAGAATCAA
It contains:
- a CDS encoding glutamate synthase subunit beta codes for the protein MGKPTGFMEYKREMPKDRSPLERVKDWNEFHDTLPEDKQRTQAARCMDCGIPFCHSGILINGMASGCPLHNLIPEWNDLLYKGLWKEAIKRLLKTNNFPEFTGRVCPAPCEGSCTVGINDPQVTIKLNECTIIDRAFEEGWIVPEPPKVRTGKKVAVIGSGPSGLACADQLNSAGHSVTVYERADRIGGLLMYGIPNMKLDKKVVQRRVNLLEQEGIKFITNTEIGKDIPSEELLKDFDAVVLCGGATKPRDLKIDGRELKGVHFAMDFLRANTKSLLDSKHADSNYICAKGKNVIVIGGGDTGTDCVGTSLRHGCNSVFQFEILPQPPSVRQPNNPWPQWPKVLKVDYGQEEAAAIQGDDPRIYCITTKKFVGDTNGNLQEVHTVNIEWKKDDLGRFVPIEIEGSEKVWKADLVLLCMGFLGPEETILDQLSVDKDERSNAKAQYGKFQTSVKGVFTAGDMRRGQSLVVWAINEGRGAAREVDKFLMGYTNLP
- a CDS encoding MFS transporter, translated to MSTKNSNLTTIITLTILILSASLDNVVLGLFPPLFSLISEDLNIHVSSMGIVSAVTILFSATSSVFWGYAADKGKRKHLLIIGTFIFSVSIFLTAFSKSFFQLILFQIFTGIGLGCIGSIGYSVLTDFIPKKHLGTLLSLWGLSQGFGGIAGSVMAPIISTHSTWRRPFIIISIIDFIFMFLYFIMKEPEKGSAEPELKDLHKEGLSYNYSIELSQLPKIIAKKSNKWLMFQGFFIQITIGTLIWLPTLYASKIRAEGIDKGTAMIAAGYFYALLQTGGLSSTYFGYLGDKLQKKTYRGRALLTGGLILAAVPLYILMFLLPMDNLKLPTTNEPYSILISLVTQFVTNPWILLMFILAVCATAAQSANTPNWLALLTDINLPEHRATAFSISNLINGGGRALGNVLIGIVLGFISTKFHEPYNYIFTMVLFQIFFIPAVYCYYKVSRNSGKDIRKVKSVLKRRAKIHKTN
- a CDS encoding tetratricopeptide repeat protein, whose amino-acid sequence is MDNKKDKKTVWIYAVVLFTSAFIVLMITAYSQIKVNKNIDYVRDKLGNSEKEKSNFKMNLSSALAENEKLNGEIEKLNGEIEAARKKESNLKQELNKVKNINSSKYDNYEKLMLADIKYDCGDVKSCSLILINEIDKASLSKNALDMYNNLSALSNKKASLEFYIDGYDNYKSGQYDKAIDNLQNSLKLTDKEYYSDDCYYFIAYSHLNKDNKYLAKETMNNLLTKYPDSTYKNDATEFLKVNFE
- the serS gene encoding serine--tRNA ligase: MLDIKLIRSNPDILKKALLKRKDSFDVNQILSLDEKRRQILVEVEQLKNKQNSDSKMVPIYKKEGKDVAPLMEEMKNLSDKIKTLDYQVKDIDDELVKILLTIPNIPNSTVPDGDTDDDNVEIRKWGEPKKFNFEPKAHWDIGEKLGILDFSAAAKVTGARFTFYKGLGARLERSLMNFMLDLHTGKHGYTEVFPPFMVHRNSMIGTGQLPKFEEDAFKVANNDYFLIPTAEVPVTNMYREQILDAKELPIKHAAYSACFRAEAGAAGRDTRGLIRQHQFNKVELVKFTTPETSYEELEALTRDAEEVLQILGIPYRVVKICVGDLGFTAAMKYDIEVWMPSYNRYVEISSCSNFEDFQARRAGIKFRRSANDKPEFVHTLNGSGVAIGRTTACILENYQQEDGSVVIPEALLKYMNGVDVIK